TGATCAAGGACGCCCAGGCGCGCCTGGACGAGGTCTACGCGGCCTACGCCGAACCTGATGCCGACTTCGACAAGCTGGCCGCTGAGCAGGCCAAGCTCGAAGCCATCCTGCAGGCCGCCGACGGCCACAACCTTGAGCGCCAGCTGGACGTCGCTGCCGACGCCCTGCGCCTGCCGGCCTGGGATGCGCGCATCGAGCACCTGTCCGGTGGCGAGAAGCGCCGTGTGGCGCTGTGCCGCCTGCTGCTGTCGGCCCCCGACATGCTGCTGCTCGACGAACCGACCAACCACCTGGACGCCGACTCGGTGGCCTGGCTGGAGCGCTTCCTGCACGACTTCCCGGGCACCGTGGTAGCCATTACCCACGACCGTTACTTCCTCGACAACGTCGCCGGCTGGATCCTCGAGCTGGACCGCGGCGCCGGTATCCCGTACGAAGGCAACTACTCGGGCTGGCTGGAAGCCAAGTCGGACCGTCTGGCGCAGGAATCCAAGCAGCAGAGCGCCCACGAGAAGGCCATGAAAGAGGAACTGGAGTGGGTGCGCAAAGGCGCCAAGGCCCGCCAGTCCAAATCCAAGGCACGTCTGCAACGCTTCGAAGAAATGCAATCGCAGGAATTCCAGAAGCGCAGCGAAACCAACGAGATCTACATTCCGGCCGGCCCACGCCTGGGCGACAAGGTCATCGAGTTCAAGAACGTCAGCAAGGGCTACGGCGATCGCGTGCTGATCGACAACCTGTCGTTCGCCATGCCTAAAGGCGCCATCGTCGGCGTGATCGGCGGTAACGGTGCCGGTAAGTCGACCCTGTTCCGCATGCTGATGGGCAAGGAACAACCGGACTCGGGCAGCATCGAAATCGGCGAAACCGTGCAGCTGGCCTGCGTCGACCAGAGCCGCGAGGACCTGGACGGTGCCAAGACCGTGTTCCAGCAGATTTCCGACGGCTCCGACATGATCCGCATCGGCAACTACGAGATCCCGTCGCGCACCTACGTGGGCCGCTTCAACTTCAAGGGCGGTGACCAGCAGAAGTTCGTCAAGGACCTCTCCGGTGGTGAGCGTGGCCGCCTGCACCTGGCCCTGACCCTGAAGGAGGGCGGCAACGTCCTGCTGCTCGACGAACCGTCCAACGACCTCGACGTCGAAACCCTGCGTTCGCTGGAAGAAGCCCTGCTGGACTTCCCGGGCGCCGCGATCGTGATCTCCCACGACCGTTGGTTCCTGGACCGTGTGGCCACCCACATTCTGGCCTACGAGGACGACTCGAACGTGGTGTTCTTCGAGGGCAACTACACCGAGTACGAAGCTGATCGCAAGAAGCGCCTGGGCGATGCTGCTGCCCAGCCGCACCGTGTACGGCACAAGAAGCTGGCCCAGTAAGCCGGTTTCTGCTGCACAAAAATGGGGCCCTCTTGGGCCCCATTTTTGTGCTCGGCTTTAAAGTAGCGCTGGCTTTATCGCGGATGAATCCGCTCCTGCAAAGGCTAGAATCTGCGCTGCTCCCGTAGGCGCGGACTCATCCGCGATGAACTCGCCGCACAGCCAACTTTGTATACACTTATATAAAACGCACCAAATAATTTCAAAAAAACGACATTTCGCCCTATTCCGGTGCGATTGCTTCTTGGTACATTGCGGAAAAACCAATAAGTCCAATCCCTCTTGGTGAGATGTCTACCATGATCGAATCCGTCGACCACTTCCTCGCGCGCCTGAAACAACGTGATCCTGCCCAGCCCGAATTCCACCAGGCCGTCGAAGAGGTGCTGCGCAGCCTCTGGCCGTTCCTCGAAGCCAACCCTCACTACCTGCAAGCCGGCATCCTCGAGCGCATGGTCGAGCCTGAACGCGCCGTCCTGTTCCGCGTCTCGTGGGTCGATGACCAGGGCAAGGTCCAGGTCAACCGTGGCTACCGCATCCAGATGAGCAGCGCCATCGGCCCGTACAAGGGCGGCCTGCGCTTCCACCCGTCGGTGAACCTGGGCGTGCTGAAGTTTCTG
The Pseudomonas sp. KU43P genome window above contains:
- the ettA gene encoding energy-dependent translational throttle protein EttA, producing MAKGDKHGQTGSYVYTMHRLSKVVPPKREILKNISLSFFPGAKIGVLGLNGAGKSTLLRIMAGVDKEFDGEARPMPDINVGYLPQEPQLDPNKSVREVVEEAVSVIKDAQARLDEVYAAYAEPDADFDKLAAEQAKLEAILQAADGHNLERQLDVAADALRLPAWDARIEHLSGGEKRRVALCRLLLSAPDMLLLDEPTNHLDADSVAWLERFLHDFPGTVVAITHDRYFLDNVAGWILELDRGAGIPYEGNYSGWLEAKSDRLAQESKQQSAHEKAMKEELEWVRKGAKARQSKSKARLQRFEEMQSQEFQKRSETNEIYIPAGPRLGDKVIEFKNVSKGYGDRVLIDNLSFAMPKGAIVGVIGGNGAGKSTLFRMLMGKEQPDSGSIEIGETVQLACVDQSREDLDGAKTVFQQISDGSDMIRIGNYEIPSRTYVGRFNFKGGDQQKFVKDLSGGERGRLHLALTLKEGGNVLLLDEPSNDLDVETLRSLEEALLDFPGAAIVISHDRWFLDRVATHILAYEDDSNVVFFEGNYTEYEADRKKRLGDAAAQPHRVRHKKLAQ